The window ATGATTGAAACTGCATATATGGAGTTTTGTGACATAAATCTGGAAAAAGGACTTGATATCCTTGTTAAAAATGGTGCTGATGATATAACAGTAGTACCGTATTTTCTTTTTGAAGGAATACATATCAGAGAGGATATACCCGGAGAGATAAAGGAATATCTTGAAAAACATCCCGGTATTAAAGTGAATTTAGGAAATACTCTGGGAGCTGACCCAAGACTTGCAGATGTTCTGGCAGACCGAATCAGAGAGGCATTATGAAAAAGAAACTGTATATAATCGGTGCCGGAACAGGCTCGGAGGATTTTTTGACACAGAGAGCCTTAAAGCTGATGAAAACCTGTGATGTTATATACAGTACTGCACACAGATTTTTATCCGGTTCAAAAAGGAAGGTTATAGAGTGCTCTGTGACAGAAATGCCACAGCTGATTGAGACTTCCCGAGGTCAGAATATCGCTTTGCTGGTTTCAGGAGATACAGGTTTTTTCAGTATTGCAGGAAGCCTGTCAGAAAAACTGGAGAATACAGTTGATATTGAAGTGATATGTGGTATAAGTAGTCTGCAATATTTTTGTTCAAAAACCGGAAACAGTTACGAAAATATAAAGGTTGTCAGTCTCCACGGACGGGAAAAAAGCATACTGGGGCTGATATCCTATAATCCAAAAGTCTTCGTGCTTACGGGAGGAGAAAATAAAGCCCATTCAATATGCAAAAGTCTTTCAGAACATGGCTTGACAGAGATAAAAGCAATCGTGGGAGAAAATTTGTCAATGCCTGAGGAGCGTATTGTAATGGGAACGGTGGAGGAATTGTCAGGATACACCTTTGGTAATCTCGCTGTTATGCTGTTGGAAAACCCTGATTATGTTAACTATTATATTCCACTTGTTGATGAGGATTTTCAACGTGGAGAGGTTCCGATGACAAAGGAAGAAGTACGTGCCGTCACTCTTGCAAAGCTGGCAATTGAACCCTGTGATACTGTGTTTGATATTGGAGCAGGAACAGGCTCAGTTGCCATTGAAATGGCAAGAAGAGCCTTTGACGGTAGCGTTTATGCTATTGAAAAGAATCCTGAGGCTCTGGAGCTGATAAGCAAAAACAGAGTTAAGCTTGGAGCCTATAATGTCAAGGTAGTTTCAGGTACTGCGCCGGATATATTTGAAGGACTTCCCGTACCTGACAAAGCATTTATAGGTGGAAGCAGCGGAAATATGGCTGATATTGTCCGACACCTTACAGAGGTAAATCCAGGAATACATATTGTAGCCAACGCAATTACTTTAGAAAGTCTCAATGCTGCCATTAATTCATTTGAAGAGAATGGTTTTGATGCGGAAGTGGTTTGTATTAATTCGTCTGTTTCCAAAAAGGTTGGAGGCTACCATATGATGAATGCAAACAACCCGGTATATATTATTACAGGAAAAAGCCTTTAGGGGGTGGCTATAATCGAGACAAGAAAAACTGCCAGAATTATGATAGCAGGAACAGGAAGCGGCTGCGGTAAAACCACTGTTACCTGCGGAATACTGAATGCACTGGTGGACAGAGGGGTTAGAACCTCTGCTTTTAAGTGCGGGCCTGACTATATCGACCCCATGTTTCACACTGAAATAACAGGTATCAAGTCCCGAAATCTGGACACATTTCTCTTGGGAGATAATAACCTGAAGTATCTTTTGGACAAAAATTCTGTCGGAAATGATATTTCTTTTATTGAAGGAGTTATGGGTTTTTATGACGGACTTGGAAATGATGGCAGGCATTCGTCTTATTCCATTAGCCGACTAACAGGGACACCTGTGGTATTAGTGGTTAACCCCAAGGGAATGGCTCTTTCCATAGCGGCAATAATAAACGGTTTCCGAGATTTTATGCCTGAAAACAATATTAAGGGTGTTATTATTAATTCAGTTTCACCCGGACTTTATCAGATGTACAAACCGATGATAGAGGAAAAGACCGGAATACGGGTATTGGGTTTTTTACCGCCTATGCCGGAGGCTGTTATTGAAAGCAGACATTTGGGGCTTGTTACAGCGGAAGAAATTAAAGATATCCGAAAAAAGCTGAATATAATGGCTAAAAATGCGGAGGAGTTTATTGATATTGACGCTCTTGTGGGACTGGCACAAACAGCAGGCGCTATGGAGTATGACAAGGTTTCCGTGCGAAAAAAATATAGCTGTAATATAGCTGTGGCAAAGGACAAAGCTTTTTGCTTCTACTATGAGGACAGCCTTGAGCTGCTGAGGGAAATGGGAGCGGAGCTTACATATTTTTCACCCCTTGAAGATAAAAGCTTACCTGAAAATATACAGGGTCTAATATTGGGGGGAGGCTATCCCGAGCTGTATGCAGAGAAATTAAGCTCTAATAAAACCATGCTAAAGAGCATAAAGGACACCCTTTCAGAAGGGTTGCCCACATATGCCGAGTGCGGAGGTTTTATGTATCTTCAGCAATCAATTTCAAATAAGCAGAACAACAAGTATCCTATGACAGGGGTTCTTGACGGAAACAGCACAATGTGTGAAAGACTGACCAGATTCGGTTATACAACTCTAATTGCAAAAGAAGACAATTTGTTTTGTAAAAAGGGTGAGAGTATTAATGCTCACGAATTTCATTACAGTGACAGTGATAACAACGGAAACGGTTTTGAGTCAGTAAAGCCGGAGGGCAAAAGAAAATGGAAATGCATTTTTGCATCAGATACTTTGTTTGCAGGATATCCTCACATACATTTTTATGGAAATACGAAGTTCGCAGAAAGCTTTTTGCAAAAATGCTGTAATTTTAGTAAACACATTTAGGAGATGATTTCTATGGCAAAACCAATTATGATTCAGGGAACCATGTCAAATGCGGGGAAAAGCCTGCTGACAGCGGGATTGTGCCGCATATTTGCACAGGATGGCTATAGGGTGGCACCTTTTAAATCACAGAATATGGCTCTGAATTCATATATTACGGCTGACGGTTCAGAAATGGGTCGAGCTCAGGTCGTACAGGCCGAAGCGGCAGGAAAGGCCCCTGATGTCAGAATGAATCCTATTTTACTAAAGCCTACAAGCGATAAGGGTTCACAGGTGATTGTAGAGGGAAAGTCAATAGGAAACATGACTGCTACAGAGTATTATGCCTACAAGCATAATTTGCTGCCCCAAATAAAAAGGGCTTATGAAAGCCTTTCAGAGGAAAATGATATTATAGTTATTGAAGGTGCAGGCAGTCCTGCCGAAATAAATTTAAAGCGTGATGATTTTGTAAACATGGGGCTGGCAAAGATGTTGAAAGCTCCGGTATTGATTGCAGGAGACATTGACAGGGGAGGGGTTTTTGCTTCTTTGTACGGAACGGTTATGCTGTTTGACGAAGAAGAGCGGAAACATGTCAAGGGTTCAATAATCAATAAATTCAGAGGAGATGTAGAGATTTTAAAGCCGGGCCTTGATATGCTCTGCGATTTGATACATGTTCCTGTTGTTGGTGTTGTACCATATCTTCAGGTTGATATTGACGATGAAGACAGTCTCACTGAAAGATTTTCCAGACAAGGTACCGTAGGCCTTATTGATATTGCGGTAATCAAACTTCCCAGAATCTCCAATTTTACTGACTTTAATGCACTTGAGCATATTGAATGTGCAAGTGTGAGATATGTATCAGGTGTCAGTGAGTTGGGAAACCCGGATTTGATAATTATTCCGGGCAGTAAGAATACCATGGGTGATTTGAAATGGATGAGAGAAAATGGACTGGAAGTATGTATCCAAAAGCACGCAGCAAAAAATAAGCCTGTATTCGGAATATGCGGAGGCTATCAGATGCTGTGTGAAAAGCTCAGTGACCCCTACGGTGTTGAGCACGGTGGGGAAATGAAGGGAATGGGGCTTTTAAAATCCGGAACTGTATTTGAAAAAGAAAAAACCCGGACAAGAGTTACAGGGGTTTTTGGTAAAGTAGAAGGAATATTCAAGGGCCTTAGCGGAAAAACCTTTGAAGGTTATGAAATACATATGGGTTATACTGCTTCTGAGGCAGGAAACGAAGGTAGTTCATCTCTTAGTAAACTGACTGAAATCAATGGTAATGAAAAGCCTGACGGTATGCAAAAGGGGAACATATACGGTACATATGTCCACGGAGTTTTTGACAGTGATGAAATACTTGCAGAGATTGCAGAGGCATTAATGAAGGATAAAGGTCTGGAATATGAGAAGCATACTTCCTTTAATTTAAAGGAGTATAAGGAAAAGCAGTATGATTTGTTGGCGGACGCTTTAAGAGAATCTCTTGATATGAAATATATTTACAAGGTTATTGAGGAAGGAATCTGACATGGAAATAATGAGACCAATGGAAATAGAAAATAAGAGCTTTGAGATTATCAGCCGTGAACTTGGAGACAGAGTTCTTGACAAGAATTGTGAGCCTGTAATAAAGAGAGTTATTCATACCACTGCTGATTTTGAATACGCAGACAGTCTGGTGTTTTCTGAGGGTGTCATAGAAAAGTCTGTGGAAATCTTAAAAGCAGGTGCTTGTATTGTCACAGATACTCAAATGGCCATGGCAGGAATAAATAAGGCTGCTGTTGCTCGCTGTGGTTGCGAAGTTATGTGCTTTATGTCAAATAGTGAAGTAGCGGAGCAGGCCTTGGCAGAGGGAACTACCAGAGCTGCCATATCCATGAGAAAGGCAGCTGAAATAGAAAAGCCCCTTGTTATAGTGGTCGGAAACGCCCCTACCGCATTAATTGAGCTTAATAATCTGATAAATGAAGATAAGGTTAAGCCTAAACTCATTGTTGGTGTTCCTGTGGGCTTTGTAAACGTTGTTGAATCAAAGGAATTGATAATGAAGCAGAATATTCCTTCTATAGTAGCCAGAGGGCGTAAGGGTGGCAGCAACGTGGCAGCAGCAATAGTTAATGCCTTACTGTATATGGCTTCTCCAAGAGATATTAATCAATAGGAGGCTATATGAAAATAATAATTGAAGTTGCCATTGGGTTTATGCTGGACATAATTTTTGGGGACCCTCCATGGCTGCCTCATCCAATAAGGCTGATAGGTTGGTTTATTTCAAAGGGTGAGAAGCTGCTAGGAAAGGCTTTTCCAAAATCACAAAAAGGCGAGTTTATGGCAGGAGCAGTTCTTGCCATATTAGTTACAGCAGGTACATTCATTATACCGTTTTTGCTATTGTATTTTCTAAGCAGGGTAAGTATATATGCTGAAGTGGCTGTTGCATCCCTGTTCTGTTATCAGATACTTGCAGCCAAAAGCTTAAAGACCGAGAGCATGAGGGTTTATTATCATCTCAAAAACCATGACATGGCAAACGCAAGGAAGTATTTATCGTGGATAGTGGGACGTGATACCCAAAACCTGACTGAAGAGGGGATAACCAAAGCTGCTGTTGAAACTGTTGCCGAAAATACCTCGGACGGAGTAATTGCACCTTTGATATTTCTGGTTATTGGAGGAGCACCTCTGGGGTTTTTATACAAGGCTGTTAATACAATGGATTCAATGATAGGTTACAAGAATGACAAATACCTTTACTTTGGCAGATTTGCAGCAAGGTTTGACGATGTTTTGAATTTTATCCCTGCCATTTTATCTGCATATATTATGATTGGGGCTAGTTTTGTCTGTGGCTTGGATTATAAAAATGCACTCATGATATACAGGAGGGATAAAAGAAATCATTCCAGTCCCAATAGTGCAAAGACAGAGGCTGTATGCGCAGGCGCACTGAATGTACAACTCGCAGGAGATGCATATTATTTTGGAAAGCTTGTAAAGAAGAAAACCATTGGCGATAATAACAGAAAAATAAAACCGGATGACATAAAAACAGCCAATAAGCTCATGTACGCAACTGCATTTATAGCATTTGTTATTCTATGCGGATGCAGGCTGGTTGTTTCAGGGGGAATTAAATGAAAAAGCTTGTTCATGGGGGAGATATTTATAGTAAAAAAAATTTACCGGAGAATTTAAAGCTAATTGATTTTTCGGCAAATATCAATCCTTTGGGATTGCCGGAGGGTGTAAAAAAGGCCATTATCAATGGTGTAGACGATTTTTGCAACTATCCTGATCCCTTATGCAGAGAATTGAAAAAGGAAATCTCAGATTATTTAAATGTACCGGAAGAGTATATAGCCTGTGGCAACGGAGCCGCTGATGTGGTATATAGAATTGCTTCTGCCATAAGGCCGCAAAAAGTACTTCTTACTGCACCTACTTTTTCTGAGTATGAAGATGCAGTAAAGCTGTTTGACAGTGATGTGGATTATTATTATCTATCAAAGGAAAAGAATTTTAGGCTTGAAATTGATATACTTGATAAAATAACTTCTGATATGGGGCTTATGTTTTTATGCAACCCCAATAATCCTACGGGTGTTCTTACAGATAAGGAAACTGTTTTAAAAATTGCTGAAAAGTGTAAGTCAACAAAGACTATTCTGGTAGTTGACGAATGTTTTATGGATTTTTTGGATAATCAACAGAAGTACAGTGTTATGGACAGTCTTGACACCTATAAGAACATAATTATCCTTAAAGCATTTACAAAAATATATGCTATGGCGGGAATCCGCTTGGGATACGGAATATGTTCCGATGCAAATGTCATAGAAGGGCTGAATAGGGCAGGCCAGCCTTGGAGTGTGTCTGTAGTTGCTCAGAAGTGTGGGATTGCTGCTCTCAAAGATACAGATTATATTAACAGAACAAGAGGACTAATTGAACATAACAGAATATTTTTGGTAAATAGTCTTATACAGCTTGGCTTTGAAGTTGTAAATTCAAAAGCAAACTATATTTTATTCAGAACAGAGGTAAAATCACTTCCTCATGAACTTGAAAAATTTGGCATATTGATACGTTCCTGCGGTAATTATAGAGGACTTGATGAAACATATTTCAGGATTGCCGTAAAATCAAAAGAAGATAATCAATATCTTATAAATTCTATAAAGAAAATCCTGTCGCCTTTACACTATTTATCACAATGTGGTAAAATTTAGTAAAGGCATTACTTTATCTTACTTTTTTCAAAAGGAGAAAATTACATATGTCGAAATTTGATAAATATTTTTTAATGAGTCCATCGGATGCGGCTGAATATGCAGCGGAAAAGCTCAGTATATTTTGCTGCGATTGTGAACTTGACAGTAAAGAAATAGGTGATGGAAATCTGAATTACGTATTTCGAGTATGGGACAAAAATTCTGATAAATCAGTGATAATAAAACAAGCTGGTTTTACTGCAAGAATTTCTGAGGATTTCAAGCTTTCGCCTGACAGAAACAGAATTGAGGCAGAAACTCTCAGATTTCAGGGGGATTTAGCGCCGGGCCTTGTACCGGTAGTATATAAATATGATGATACCTTGAGCTGCTGCTCTATGGAAGATTTGTCAGATTATACAATAATGAGACAAGCACTTCTTCAACATAAGATTTTTCCGAAATTTGCGGAACATATCACCACTTTTATGGTCAATACGCTACTCTTAACTTCAGACGTTTTTTTGAATCATCAGGAGAAAAAATCACTCGTAAAAAGCTATACAAACCCTGAGCTTTGTGAAATAACAGAGGATTTGGTGTACACGGAGCCTTTTAATGATTATAAGCATCGCAATGATGTTTTTTTGCCAAACCTTGATTGGGTAAAAAAAGAGCTTTATAACGATAATGAGCTGAAACTTGAGGTTGCAAAACTAAAGTTTGATTTTCTTACAAATGCACAAGCCTTAATTCATGGCGATTTGCACACCGGTTCTATCTTTGTAAATGAAAATTCAACAAAGATTATAGATCCTGAATTTGCATTTTATGGGCCTATGGGTTATGACGTCGGTAATATAATAGCAAACATGATATTTGCTTGGGTAAACGCAGATGCTACTATGGACAATGAGGAAGAGTGTATCAACTTCAAGAATTGGGTTGAGAATACCATTTGTGAAATTATTGATAAATTCAAAGCAAAATTCATGAAAGTATGGAAGGAAGAAGCCAAAGAGGTTCTGGCAAAAACTCCCGGATTTTCACAGTGGTATTTAAGTCAGGTAATACATGATACTGCAGCGGTTGCAGGGCTTGAACTATGCAGACGTATTGTGGGTATGGCACATGTTAAGGACATTACTTCCATAGAAAATGAAAGTGCAAGATTACGTGCAGAACGCATTTGCATAACTGTTGCAAAGGGTTACATAAAGAACCGTGAAAGCTATTTATTTGGAGAACAGTTTGTTAATACCTTAAAAGAGGTGGAATACGAATTCCCAAGATAGGAGAGGTTACTAATGACAAATACCACAAAGAATGTTTATGATTTGGAAACTGTTATGTTGGAGGATGCCACTAGTGAAATGGTAATTATAGACCAGACCTTACTTCCCTCCGAAACTGTTTTTTTAAGATTAAAAACTCAGAAAGAAATTTGGGAGGCCATATATAAGCTTCGTGTAAGAGGTGCTCCTGCGATAGGAGTTGCAGCGGCATACGGGATTTACCTTGGAGCCAAGGCCATAAAAGCTTTGGAGTATAAAGAATTTTATACTGACTTTATCAGTCTCAAAAAGTATCTTGCATCCTCCAGACCTACGGCGGTTAACCTGTTCTGGGCT of the Ruminiclostridium papyrosolvens DSM 2782 genome contains:
- a CDS encoding cobyrinate a,c-diamide synthase, with the protein product MIAGTGSGCGKTTVTCGILNALVDRGVRTSAFKCGPDYIDPMFHTEITGIKSRNLDTFLLGDNNLKYLLDKNSVGNDISFIEGVMGFYDGLGNDGRHSSYSISRLTGTPVVLVVNPKGMALSIAAIINGFRDFMPENNIKGVIINSVSPGLYQMYKPMIEEKTGIRVLGFLPPMPEAVIESRHLGLVTAEEIKDIRKKLNIMAKNAEEFIDIDALVGLAQTAGAMEYDKVSVRKKYSCNIAVAKDKAFCFYYEDSLELLREMGAELTYFSPLEDKSLPENIQGLILGGGYPELYAEKLSSNKTMLKSIKDTLSEGLPTYAECGGFMYLQQSISNKQNNKYPMTGVLDGNSTMCERLTRFGYTTLIAKEDNLFCKKGESINAHEFHYSDSDNNGNGFESVKPEGKRKWKCIFASDTLFAGYPHIHFYGNTKFAESFLQKCCNFSKHI
- a CDS encoding precorrin-8X methylmutase is translated as MEIMRPMEIENKSFEIISRELGDRVLDKNCEPVIKRVIHTTADFEYADSLVFSEGVIEKSVEILKAGACIVTDTQMAMAGINKAAVARCGCEVMCFMSNSEVAEQALAEGTTRAAISMRKAAEIEKPLVIVVGNAPTALIELNNLINEDKVKPKLIVGVPVGFVNVVESKELIMKQNIPSIVARGRKGGSNVAAAIVNALLYMASPRDINQ
- the cbiB gene encoding adenosylcobinamide-phosphate synthase CbiB, whose product is MKIIIEVAIGFMLDIIFGDPPWLPHPIRLIGWFISKGEKLLGKAFPKSQKGEFMAGAVLAILVTAGTFIIPFLLLYFLSRVSIYAEVAVASLFCYQILAAKSLKTESMRVYYHLKNHDMANARKYLSWIVGRDTQNLTEEGITKAAVETVAENTSDGVIAPLIFLVIGGAPLGFLYKAVNTMDSMIGYKNDKYLYFGRFAARFDDVLNFIPAILSAYIMIGASFVCGLDYKNALMIYRRDKRNHSSPNSAKTEAVCAGALNVQLAGDAYYFGKLVKKKTIGDNNRKIKPDDIKTANKLMYATAFIAFVILCGCRLVVSGGIK
- a CDS encoding cobyric acid synthase, yielding MAKPIMIQGTMSNAGKSLLTAGLCRIFAQDGYRVAPFKSQNMALNSYITADGSEMGRAQVVQAEAAGKAPDVRMNPILLKPTSDKGSQVIVEGKSIGNMTATEYYAYKHNLLPQIKRAYESLSEENDIIVIEGAGSPAEINLKRDDFVNMGLAKMLKAPVLIAGDIDRGGVFASLYGTVMLFDEEERKHVKGSIINKFRGDVEILKPGLDMLCDLIHVPVVGVVPYLQVDIDDEDSLTERFSRQGTVGLIDIAVIKLPRISNFTDFNALEHIECASVRYVSGVSELGNPDLIIIPGSKNTMGDLKWMRENGLEVCIQKHAAKNKPVFGICGGYQMLCEKLSDPYGVEHGGEMKGMGLLKSGTVFEKEKTRTRVTGVFGKVEGIFKGLSGKTFEGYEIHMGYTASEAGNEGSSSLSKLTEINGNEKPDGMQKGNIYGTYVHGVFDSDEILAEIAEALMKDKGLEYEKHTSFNLKEYKEKQYDLLADALRESLDMKYIYKVIEEGI
- the mtnK gene encoding S-methyl-5-thioribose kinase, with the translated sequence MSKFDKYFLMSPSDAAEYAAEKLSIFCCDCELDSKEIGDGNLNYVFRVWDKNSDKSVIIKQAGFTARISEDFKLSPDRNRIEAETLRFQGDLAPGLVPVVYKYDDTLSCCSMEDLSDYTIMRQALLQHKIFPKFAEHITTFMVNTLLLTSDVFLNHQEKKSLVKSYTNPELCEITEDLVYTEPFNDYKHRNDVFLPNLDWVKKELYNDNELKLEVAKLKFDFLTNAQALIHGDLHTGSIFVNENSTKIIDPEFAFYGPMGYDVGNIIANMIFAWVNADATMDNEEECINFKNWVENTICEIIDKFKAKFMKVWKEEAKEVLAKTPGFSQWYLSQVIHDTAAVAGLELCRRIVGMAHVKDITSIENESARLRAERICITVAKGYIKNRESYLFGEQFVNTLKEVEYEFPR
- a CDS encoding sirohydrochlorin chelatase, producing MKAILILAHGSRETKTLETLQKITDMTKAQLPGVMIETAYMEFCDINLEKGLDILVKNGADDITVVPYFLFEGIHIREDIPGEIKEYLEKHPGIKVNLGNTLGADPRLADVLADRIREAL
- a CDS encoding bifunctional cobalt-precorrin-7 (C(5))-methyltransferase/cobalt-precorrin-6B (C(15))-methyltransferase, coding for MKKKLYIIGAGTGSEDFLTQRALKLMKTCDVIYSTAHRFLSGSKRKVIECSVTEMPQLIETSRGQNIALLVSGDTGFFSIAGSLSEKLENTVDIEVICGISSLQYFCSKTGNSYENIKVVSLHGREKSILGLISYNPKVFVLTGGENKAHSICKSLSEHGLTEIKAIVGENLSMPEERIVMGTVEELSGYTFGNLAVMLLENPDYVNYYIPLVDEDFQRGEVPMTKEEVRAVTLAKLAIEPCDTVFDIGAGTGSVAIEMARRAFDGSVYAIEKNPEALELISKNRVKLGAYNVKVVSGTAPDIFEGLPVPDKAFIGGSSGNMADIVRHLTEVNPGIHIVANAITLESLNAAINSFEENGFDAEVVCINSSVSKKVGGYHMMNANNPVYIITGKSL
- a CDS encoding pyridoxal phosphate-dependent aminotransferase produces the protein MKKLVHGGDIYSKKNLPENLKLIDFSANINPLGLPEGVKKAIINGVDDFCNYPDPLCRELKKEISDYLNVPEEYIACGNGAADVVYRIASAIRPQKVLLTAPTFSEYEDAVKLFDSDVDYYYLSKEKNFRLEIDILDKITSDMGLMFLCNPNNPTGVLTDKETVLKIAEKCKSTKTILVVDECFMDFLDNQQKYSVMDSLDTYKNIIILKAFTKIYAMAGIRLGYGICSDANVIEGLNRAGQPWSVSVVAQKCGIAALKDTDYINRTRGLIEHNRIFLVNSLIQLGFEVVNSKANYILFRTEVKSLPHELEKFGILIRSCGNYRGLDETYFRIAVKSKEDNQYLINSIKKILSPLHYLSQCGKI